TTTATTGAAGTTTCCTAGTTGATCAGGGTTAATGAAAATGCTTAGATTATATTTATTGCTGGCATTCTATCACATAAAAGTCAAGCTTTCCGTAGCCGtaagaaataaaatagggaaagtCGACACAAAGAGGATATCAATAATGTGAAACTTTTGTAACGCCATTTTTATATGTAAATGACGCGTTCAATGCGCCTCAGACTTTATTCTTCTTGTATAGGTTCCTCTAAATTTGGATACATGAATTTGCGAAGCAATATTCCAAAGAGTTGTTGGTCCACAGGTTCTCTTGTATCGTACAAGCTCGGAGCTTGAAATATTATACCAAGCGTTCCTCCAGTACACGCTATTGTAAAAAACCCAAAGGAAAAGTCTGTCCATAACCATGGTTACGAATTTCCAATCCTCTATAACCTGAAAGTACAGAAGATAAATTCAATGACGGAAGCAAGCATTGCGTTAGAATAACATTGATCTAGAAGCTACTGTTATAATTAGCGAGAATAGGATCAAAACGTTGGTTAAGTGTTAATTAAATTGTTAAGAGGAGGGAAGTATCAAAAGTAAAGCAAAGGATTCTCGGAAGCATTATAGAAGTTAGTTCACTTAATTATCTCTGTCTGTTGAGCAATAAAGCGCACCCCCTTAAAGGCTCATATTGACGTCCGGGGACAAGTGTCTCGGCATCGCGTTTTCGCTGTCGGTAACTGTAATAATATGTCATTGTTGCTGGATATTTCACGAAGTATAGCGTGGCATTTGTTTCATGTAAGAACGTGTCACGCTGCATGCACTCATGAATCACAGGGTTACAGTTAATCCGTGTCGTGACACGTATCGTGTCATAATagatgtaataaataaaattttgtatgaTCCATATTGCGTCGCACGCAGACAGAAATGATTTACCTGATGCGTGGGGAATAAGCCGTGCATCGTCCTCGCTTATATTCTTGTATTGCCAGGGGTAATGGTTACTTTAGGGGAGGcatcaccgatttcaatgacctccAGCACGTATATTGTGaaagtcatcattctgaacaacatttccctttacactttttggcgctcggctttggtttacgagatattcgcaacaaACTTTATTTAATACCAGAACTACCGATTTTAACACATACTTATATCGGTTTGCTAccgtgctttacgcgcccgcaaccGGGCGTGCGCCCCCGCCCTAATTTAGcctcaaccaatactaataccgtcggttgtgaaacagatttcaatgtattgtgccgaaagttttttattaatatctctgaaactaaggccgaccgccaaaaagtttagagggaaattgTTGTTCAGAACgacgaccttgacaacatatgtcaaagTCAAGATCATCGGAGATgcctcccctaaagtaaacatttaccatgGTTACCTAAAATTTATTTCATGTACCCGTCGTCGTATTCTGGAGTTGAATACGGCGTCCGACGCATCATCAGTATTCTCGGCATCCAATTCAAAAACACTTGCCTGACCCATGGCGACATATTGTGAGTGGACGGAAATCTGTGCAGCAAAGTTTCGTATAATGTGGTACTGTATCGTTAGCCCGTAATTTGATAAGAAATTCTGCTAGCTAACACTCTACTGCGATTCTAAATTCCAGACAccaaaaggaaaaaatcagctGGCGTCCCAACATTTTATCGTATCTTCAATTCTAAGAGACACCTATCGCTGGTGGCTTCCAAGACACCTCGCCGGTGAATTTCACCATTGTCATGAGCGTTACTTCGTAATTCCCATCGGCGTTGCGAAACGAATGTACATTGTTTGTAACTGCTTTCAACATCTTTTCTCTGTGCGCAATTAATCGAGCTAagcgaattattttcttgcaaaatgttatgtttctttttaaaatccATCCGTGTCAATTTTTGCAGTTAATCAAAGTtattcgtaatatttcttggGCATTTACTTATTGTACGACACGATATCTGGCAgccaaatattttcagaaggcacgtTAAACAGTTCCACGCCGCCGTATTCCTCTTGATCCCATCGCAATTGATAGTCCAATCATTTCTGTATATTGTTTAGACGTACcgctttaattatttaattctcTAGTCTAATTCATATAGTTATCCGACAGGATGCATTGGAATATATTTCACTCGTTCCACCCAGACGTTAGTAGTCATCACCTGGTTCTTCAAATTCTGTGGGTTTTGAAAGAGAATCTGTGACTATTAATATCAGCGATacagtaattgaaaaattatgtAAGATTCTTCATTCCATTTTAGTTACCATTTCGATGAGTTGTGACAGCTTTAGGCCGAGCAAAACCGTTAAGGTTTCTGTATTATTGATGACAAGGCGTATAAGTCTGTTATAATTCGCCGGCAAGTCATCGTATAGTCTCATGGTATCCGGATTCGCCTCCAAAGTTTTTCCCGCGGCACCTGAGCACGTATAATCTTTGTCAAAATTCCCAACCCTTTCGGGAAAAAACAACTAGGAGGTTCGTTGTGAAACTGGATTCACAAGTTGCTACAATGCAAAGAACGAAAGGCTTACCGTATACAATGCTGAGAGTGTAAAAAAGAACACCGAGCGCCCACATTTTAAACGTAACTATTTACAAGCTTGTACGGAGACGAGATGGCCGCGACCACTCCCAGTAAAAGGAGGCGAGCGTTCACCTGCTGGCACCATGCACAGCGGTTTTCAACTGTACATCACTGACCGTAAAAAAGGAACGGACACTGCGCTGAATGTTCTTCTTACTGCGAAAAGTGGGAAACACGATTAGCAGAGCGCGAGCGTTCTGCATCCCACTGGACCAAAATCGATATCCGAAGTTAGCGCCATCGTGCACGCACTAGCCTTCCTCGATGCCCGCTTGGCGTGGCCTCTGTCGCGCGTGCGCGGCAGCGGCGCGCCCAGTgatattttcaaacaaattgGTGCGCGTGCGCCTCACGTCCCGCGGTCTCAgttgttaattttgtttttttttagtggtTTAAAACGCAGGGACAGATTGCAAAGTGCCATCAGAAGGTAACTGAACTGACTGTTAACGCTCTGTGCGATAGTAGTTTGCTTGGGAAGTGGGTACATGGTTAGATTCATCGACGTAATGAGATTGACTTTTCGCAATCAGGCATGCTCTTATGGGGTCAAACAGGTGGTTCTGGAGAGTCACAGATTGATCAAAACATGCGTTCCAGAAATAATTACACGAGGTAATGAATTAATGATACTAAAGGGATTGATGAAAGGATGGTTGTATATCCGAAACCCTTTTAATGATTCCGTTTATTTAAATGGTGAGCGTAgcgtacaaaattgtattgtccTTGAGCGGTGTGGTAACGGCTTTCTGCTTTTTAGAGGTAACCTCGCTATTTATCTTTCGGCCGCGTGTT
This region of Andrena cerasifolii isolate SP2316 chromosome 4, iyAndCera1_principal, whole genome shotgun sequence genomic DNA includes:
- the LOC143368132 gene encoding acetylcholine receptor subunit beta-like 2 translates to MWALGVLFYTLSIVYGAAGKTLEANPDTMRLYDDLPANYNRLIRLVINNTETLTVLLGLKLSQLIEMNLKNQVMTTNVWVERVKYIPMHPVG